A single window of Taeniopygia guttata chromosome 1, bTaeGut7.mat, whole genome shotgun sequence DNA harbors:
- the C1H2orf49 gene encoding ashwin, whose protein sequence is MAAQGKARAGGGGGEEERESGRSESELLLLHPELLSEEFLRLTLEQKNILGENDVKMDKDGLTDLYIQHAIPLPQRDLPRSRWGRMMEKKRQQNYLKSENKSVTTVEGLRKRPLIVFDGNSTSTSIKVKKTENGAADRLKPPPAGSTTNTVRRLSVPSNASAYVSASSLSEDAKLGIRNNEAQQNNISKTDRSVLTGLKVYPLSPIAGTTVVKLKRSVPKEESDLPNDLKPSEAKKKIQHVTWP, encoded by the exons ATGGCGGCGCAGGGAAAAgcccgggcgggcggcggcgggggcgagGAGGAGCGGGAGTCCGGGCGCTCGGAGTCggagctgttgctgctgcacCCGGAGCTGCTCTCGGAGGAATTCCTGCGGCTCACCCTGGAGCAG aaaaatatattaggTGAAAATGATGTAAAGATGGACAAAGATGGCCTCACCGATCTCTATATTCAACATGCCATTCCCCTGCCTCAGCGCGACTTGCCAAGAAGTAGATGGGGGAGaatgatggaaaagaaaagacagcAAAATTACTTGAAAAGTGAGAATAAAAG TGTTACAACAGTGGAAGGTTTAAGGAAACGGCCATTAATTGTATTTGATGGGAATTCAACAAGTACAAGCATAAAGGTGAAAAAGACGGAGAACGGAGCTGCCGATCGCCTGAAGCCTCCTCCAGCTGGGAGCACCACCAACACAGTCAGGAGATTATCAGTTCCTTCAAATGCCTCAGCATACGTGTCAGCCTCCAGTTTGTCAGAGGACGCTAAGCTGGGAATAAGGAATAATGAGGCTCAGCAGAACAATATTTCAAAGACTGACAGGAGTGTGTTGACTGGTCTGAAGGTTTACCCTTTGTCTCCAATAGCAGGAACTACTGTTGTGAAGTTAAAGAGGTCTGTTCCAAAAGAGGAATCTGATTTGCCG